The Benincasa hispida cultivar B227 chromosome 9, ASM972705v1, whole genome shotgun sequence genome has a segment encoding these proteins:
- the LOC120086995 gene encoding protein FAR1-RELATED SEQUENCE 5 yields MNLDSGSGPAHNSIEVNTHAAEGNVILEPYVGMEFDSEDAARRFYAEYARQMGFVVRTMQRRRSGIDGRTLARRLGCNKQGFSPNHRGIYGLDKKSRPSAREGCKATILVKMEKSGKWVVTRFVKDHNHPLVVCSNGFNSSGDKDKKIEELKMELEHQEQLCMAYREKLFNFISKVEEETEELSSKIQVIIGNVRQVESGMQKHYPCRQ; encoded by the exons A TGAATTTAGACAGCGGATCAGGGCCAGCACACAACTCTATTGAAGTTAACACTCATGCAGCTGAAGGAAATGTAATTTTGGAGCCATATGTGGGTATGGAGTTCGATTCTGAAGATGCTGCCAGAAGATTCTATGCTGAATATGCCAGGCAAATGGGGTTTGTAGTAAGAACCATGCAGCGACGTCGTTCAGGAATTGATGGAAGAACACTAGCCCGGAGGCTTGGATGTAATAAACAAGGTTTCTCTCCCAATCATAGAGGAATTTATGGATTGGATAAAAAATCACGGCCTAGTGCACGAGAGGGCTGCAAGGCAACAATTTTGGTCAAAATGGAGAAGTCTGGAAAATGGGTGGTTacacgatttgtgaaggatcacaATCATCCCTTAGTTGTTTGTTCCAATGGTTTCAACAGTTCG GGCGATAAAGATAAGAAGATCGAGGAACTCAAAATGGAGTTGGAGCATCAGGAGCAACTATGCATGGCTTATAGGGAAAAGCTgttcaattttatctctaaagtGGAGGAAGAAACAGAAGAATTATCTTCAAAAATACAAGTGATCATTGGCAATGTAAGGCAAGTGGAATCTGGAATGCAAAAACATTATCCATGTCGACAAtag
- the LOC120086555 gene encoding uncharacterized protein LOC120086555: MDSSRLFNLLLLLLCFAGAVAVAAEAGSTRRPGFLFSRTRGRCTAQFWSSGREAWPRMAPESATVAKIFGSRAHERYGSEMTLMEAAAATVAAADEEEEAFGRVVKEATVALLNSYARRREFPYSAWEVKTLFIKALVSKEAAVLQSRRFAFANESCN, encoded by the exons ATGGATTCTTCTCGCCTATTCAatcttctcctcctcctcctctgtTTCGCCGGTGCCGTCGCCGTCGCCGCAGAAGCAGGATCAACGCGCCGCCCTGGATTTCTCTTCTCAAGAACCAGAGGAAGATGCACTGCACA GTTCTGGAGTAGCGGGAGAGAGGCTTGGCCGCGGATGGCGCCGGAATCGGCGACGGTTGCGAAGATTTTCGGATCGAGAGCTCATGAACGGTACGGATCTGAGATGACGTTAATGGAAGCGGCGGCTGCAACGGTGGCGGCGGCGGATGAAGAAGAGGAGGCGTTCGGTAGAGTAGTGAAGGAAGCAACTGTAGCATTGTTGAATTCGTATGCTAGAAGAAGGGAGTTTCCATATTCGGCTTGGGAAGTGAAGACATTGTTCATCAAAGCATTGGTTTCTAAAGAGGCCGCTGTTCTTCAGTCTCGACGTTTTGCTTTTGCTAATGAGTCTTGTAATTAG